One segment of Candidatus Sericytochromatia bacterium DNA contains the following:
- a CDS encoding helix-turn-helix domain-containing protein, which produces MGLRWHLVDTMAREGLSFDALELRLGFSLGHELRGAVPPIDLSLPIVADLCQAIGCQPGDLLSWLPDDPAEQAERALAQDALFQSFLAYRHGQLPSEPDGDG; this is translated from the coding sequence ATGGGCTTGCGCTGGCATCTGGTGGACACCATGGCGCGCGAAGGGTTGTCGTTTGACGCCCTGGAATTGCGCCTGGGATTTTCCCTGGGCCATGAGTTGCGGGGGGCCGTTCCCCCGATCGACCTCTCCTTGCCGATCGTGGCCGACCTGTGTCAGGCCATCGGCTGTCAGCCCGGGGATCTGCTGAGCTGGCTGCCCGATGACCCGGCTGAACAGGCGGAGCGTGCGCTGGCCCAGGATGCGCTGTTTCAAAGTTTCCTCGCCTATCGGCATGGCCAGTTGCCTTCCGAGCCAGACGGCGACGGCTGA
- a CDS encoding xanthine dehydrogenase family protein molybdopterin-binding subunit gives MPDLPPSSAATRPVPPARELPRALQPTPTRAAPPKPAALGASLTRADAHPKVMGETRYGADLWVPGMLWASVVRAHHPHAEIVAIETHAAEALPGVVAVLTGNDVPGTNSHGLIRRDQEVLATQKVRYLGDAVALIVAKDRATAERARELVKVDYRVLPGVFSIDQALAPDAPAIHAHGNRMGSQRIRKGDARRALAEDCDVVVTHTLETQSVDHAFLDIEAGYASLDGQTLVIHAAGQWVHEEARLVAMALGLPLERVRIIQPPTGGAFGGREDISIQIYLGLAVLKTGKPVGLHYTRAESMVARHKRHPLRIHYTLGAKQDGTLVAAEVEIFADEGAYASTGIAVLRKAASHATGPYRVPHIHVDAHGLYTNQNPTGAMRGFGACQLAIAYEATIDKLAERLDLDRVALRRQNLIQAGDMVTTTQRIPVVSVQACLEEAARRIGWEHRNTLPDPEQPWLKRGFGISTFCFGLGYGDGFPDASRAWVRLNQEGLVEVATGGVEVGQGLHMMCAQVAGEELGVDPRTVQVLLADTALTPEAGSSSATRQTFFTGNAVRLAATELKRQIFDVATHLLPVHPEEMALADGWLYHRESPTRKVSFVQILSEARRRGIVLEARSHFQPNTVPSAGDSGLSPRAFITYLFGAHACEVLVDTETGAVRPVRIVAVHDVGRAINPQLVEGQIEGGVVQGLGMALMEEVLMREGKMLNPGFTDYILPTMVDTPPIEAVILEHYDPEGPFGAHGVGEPPLIGTPPAILGAIHDAIGVQITQTPATPERVWRALRPH, from the coding sequence ATGCCTGACCTGCCCCCTTCGTCTGCCGCAACCCGCCCTGTGCCCCCCGCGCGAGAGCTGCCACGCGCCCTGCAGCCGACGCCCACGCGGGCTGCGCCCCCGAAGCCGGCGGCCCTGGGCGCCAGCCTCACGCGGGCCGATGCCCACCCGAAGGTCATGGGCGAGACGCGTTACGGGGCCGACTTGTGGGTGCCCGGCATGCTCTGGGCGAGCGTCGTTCGCGCGCACCACCCGCATGCGGAGATCGTGGCCATCGAGACCCACGCAGCGGAAGCGCTGCCCGGCGTGGTGGCGGTGCTGACCGGCAATGACGTGCCCGGCACCAATTCACACGGGCTGATCCGGCGCGATCAGGAGGTGCTCGCTACCCAGAAGGTGCGTTACTTGGGGGACGCCGTGGCTCTGATCGTCGCCAAGGACCGCGCCACCGCCGAGCGCGCGCGAGAGCTCGTGAAGGTCGACTACCGGGTGCTGCCGGGGGTGTTTTCGATCGATCAGGCCCTGGCCCCGGACGCCCCGGCCATTCACGCCCACGGGAACCGCATGGGCTCGCAGCGCATTCGCAAGGGCGACGCCCGCCGAGCCCTGGCCGAGGACTGCGACGTGGTGGTGACGCACACGCTCGAAACCCAGTCCGTCGACCACGCATTCCTCGACATCGAAGCGGGCTATGCCAGCCTCGACGGGCAAACCCTGGTGATTCATGCCGCGGGCCAATGGGTCCACGAGGAGGCCAGGCTGGTGGCCATGGCGCTGGGGCTGCCGCTGGAACGCGTGCGCATCATCCAGCCCCCCACGGGCGGGGCCTTCGGCGGCCGAGAGGACATTTCCATCCAGATCTACCTGGGGCTGGCCGTGTTGAAAACCGGGAAGCCGGTCGGACTGCATTACACGCGCGCCGAGTCCATGGTGGCGCGCCACAAGCGCCATCCATTGCGCATTCACTACACCCTGGGGGCCAAGCAGGACGGCACCTTGGTGGCTGCCGAGGTGGAGATCTTCGCCGACGAAGGCGCCTACGCGAGCACCGGCATAGCCGTGCTGAGAAAGGCGGCCAGTCACGCCACCGGGCCCTACCGGGTGCCCCACATTCACGTCGACGCGCACGGCCTGTACACCAACCAGAACCCCACGGGCGCCATGCGGGGGTTTGGCGCCTGTCAGCTGGCGATCGCCTACGAGGCCACCATCGACAAGCTGGCCGAACGGCTGGACCTCGATCGGGTGGCGCTGAGGCGTCAGAACCTGATTCAGGCCGGAGACATGGTCACCACCACCCAGCGCATCCCGGTGGTCTCGGTGCAGGCCTGCCTGGAGGAAGCCGCCCGCCGCATCGGTTGGGAACACCGCAACACCCTTCCCGACCCGGAGCAGCCCTGGCTCAAACGCGGTTTCGGCATCAGCACGTTTTGTTTCGGATTGGGTTACGGGGACGGGTTTCCGGATGCAAGCCGAGCCTGGGTGCGACTCAACCAGGAGGGCCTGGTCGAGGTCGCCACGGGTGGCGTGGAGGTGGGCCAAGGCCTGCATATGATGTGCGCCCAGGTGGCAGGCGAAGAACTGGGCGTCGATCCGCGCACGGTCCAGGTGCTGCTGGCCGATACCGCTCTGACACCGGAAGCCGGCTCGAGTTCAGCCACACGCCAGACCTTTTTCACCGGCAATGCGGTGCGCCTGGCGGCCACCGAACTCAAACGCCAGATTTTCGACGTGGCCACGCACCTGCTGCCGGTCCACCCGGAGGAAATGGCCCTGGCGGACGGCTGGCTGTATCACCGCGAGAGCCCGACGCGAAAGGTGTCTTTCGTTCAGATCCTCTCCGAGGCGCGCCGCCGCGGCATCGTGCTGGAGGCACGCAGCCACTTTCAACCCAACACCGTCCCCTCAGCCGGTGATAGCGGCCTGTCTCCGCGTGCCTTCATCACCTACCTGTTCGGCGCCCACGCCTGCGAGGTGCTCGTCGATACCGAAACCGGTGCGGTCCGCCCGGTGCGCATTGTCGCGGTCCACGATGTGGGTCGCGCGATCAACCCGCAACTGGTGGAGGGACAGATCGAGGGGGGCGTGGTGCAGGGATTGGGCATGGCCCTCATGGAGGAGGTGCTGATGCGAGAAGGCAAGATGCTGAATCCTGGCTTTACGGACTACATCTTGCCCACCATGGTCGACACGCCCCCGATCGAGGCGGTGATCCTGGAGCATTACGATCCGGAAGGCCCGTTTGGCGCACACGGCGTGGGCGAACCGCCCCTGATCGGGACGCCACCAGCCATTTTGGGCGCCATTCATGACGCCATCGGGGTCCAGATCACGCAGACGCCGGCCACGCCCGAACGCGTTTGGCGGGCGCTCCGACCCCACTGA
- a CDS encoding (2Fe-2S)-binding protein, whose product MLIERTHDERFDPSWTVCFSLNGVRQTLAVDPSWTLFEVLRQQLDLIGTKGACLEGECGSCSVLVDGLAMNACLIMAPQVEGRSVVTVEGLQTQGRLSPVQQAYVACGAVQCGYCTPGLVVATEGLLAQDPSPSPERIRRGLEGNICRCTGYMKIQQAVELACALRRGDPPHEEPRNA is encoded by the coding sequence ATGCTGATCGAACGCACCCACGACGAGCGCTTCGACCCATCCTGGACAGTCTGTTTCAGCTTGAACGGCGTTCGGCAGACCCTCGCGGTCGATCCCAGCTGGACGCTGTTCGAGGTCTTGCGCCAACAGCTCGACCTGATCGGCACGAAAGGCGCCTGTCTGGAGGGCGAATGTGGCTCTTGCAGCGTGCTCGTCGATGGTCTTGCGATGAACGCCTGCCTGATCATGGCGCCTCAGGTGGAAGGACGGTCGGTCGTGACGGTGGAAGGCCTGCAGACGCAAGGCCGCCTGTCTCCGGTTCAACAAGCCTACGTGGCCTGTGGGGCAGTGCAGTGCGGCTACTGCACCCCGGGCCTGGTCGTCGCCACCGAGGGCCTGCTGGCCCAAGACCCCTCACCCAGCCCGGAACGCATCCGAAGGGGGCTGGAGGGCAACATCTGCCGCTGCACGGGCTACATGAAAATCCAGCAAGCGGTCGAACTGGCCTGCGCCCTCCGGCGCGGGGACCCACCGCACGAGGAGCCCAGGAATGCCTGA